One region of Vitis vinifera cultivar Pinot Noir 40024 chromosome 1, ASM3070453v1 genomic DNA includes:
- the LOC100257653 gene encoding chaperonin 60 subunit alpha 2, chloroplastic, whose translation MSLCFSSSLSLPQPSFFSNLNGEQRVCGLWRNPRIFRSLRVRAGPKRISFDRECREGLQAGIDKLADAVSLTLGPKGRNVILSEAGTLKVINDGVTIARAIELSDAIENAGATLMQEVASKTNDVAGDGTTTAIILAREMIKSGLLVVAFGANPIGLKKGMDKTVRELVKVLKKKSFPVKGRDDIRAVASISAGNDDFVGNLIAEAIDKIGPDGVISIESSSSSETSVIIEEGMKIDKGYMSPHFITNQDKSIVEFENAKVLVTDQKISTIKGIVPLLEKTTQLSVPLLIIAEDISSQVLETLVVNKMQGIINVAVVKCPGFGEGKKALLQDIALLTGADFLSGDLGLTLDSATSDQLGIARKVTITSNSTTFVADPSTKPEIQARILQIKKDLAETDSSYLSRKLSERIAKLSGGVAIIKVGAHTETELEDRKLRIEDAKNATFAAMDEGIVPGGGATYIHLEEQIPIIKHSMEDPDEQIGADIVAKALAAPAKAIATNAGVDGAVVIEKIRTCDWRTGYDAMTGRYQDLLNAGVVDPCRVSRCALQNAVSVAGIVLTTQAVLVEKTKPPKSAVPRLPGITP comes from the exons atgtctctttgcttttcttcaAGCCTCTCTCTTCCGCAGCCGTCTTTCTTTTCT AATCTGAACGGGGAGCAAAGGGTTTGTGGGTTATGGAGAAATCCGCGGATTTTTAGGAGTTTGCGGGTCAGAGCTGGCCCCAAGAGGATATCTTTTGACAGAGAATGTAGGGAGGGCTTACAAGCTGGGATAGATAAGCTTGCTGATGCTGTTTCTCTTACCTTAGGACCCAAAG GACGTAATGTGATTCTTTCTGAGGCCGGAACATTAAAAGTGATCAATGATGGGGTGACAATTGCTCGGGCTATAGAGCTTTCGGATGCAATTGAAAACGCAGGAGCAACGCTTATGCAAGAG GTTGCAAGTAAGACAAATGATGTGGCAGGTGATGGTACTACGACTGCTATCATTTTGGCTCGGGAAATGATCAAGTCTGGTTTGTTGGTGGTCGCTTTTGGAGCTAACCCAATTGGTTTGAAGAAAGGAATGGATAAGACTGTGAGAGAATTGGTCAaggttttgaagaagaaaagctTTCCTGTAAAAGGGAGGGATGATATAAGAG CTGTGGCCTCAATTTCTGCTGGAAATGATGACTTCGTTGGGAATTTAATTGCTGAAGCTATAGATAAAATTGGCCCTGATGGAGTAATCTCCATTGAATCATCCTCATCGTCTGAAACCTCTGTTATAATTGAAGAAGGAATGAAG ATCGACAAAGGTTATATGTCACCCCACTTTATCACAAACCAGGACAAATCTATTGTGGAGTTCGAGAATGCTAAAGTTCTTGTAACTGATCAAAAGATTTCAACCATCAAAGGAATAGTTCCTTTACTGGAAAAGACTACCCAACTGAGTGTCCCACTGCTAATCATTGCTGAGGACATCTCAAGTCAAGTACTTGAAACACTGGTTGTGAACAAAATGCAAGGAATAATTAATGTTGCTGTGGTCAAATGTCCAGGATTTGGAGAAGGAAAGAAAGCTTTATTGCAAGATATAGCCCTTTTGACAG GTGCTGATTTCCTCTCTGGAGATTTGGGACTGACTCTTGACAGTGCAACGTCAGATCAGCTTGGCATTGCAAGAAAAGTAACCATAACAAGCAATTCAACAACCTTTGTTGCTGATCCTTCAACTAAACCTGAAATACAGGCAAGAATTTTGCAGATAAAGAAAGATCTCGCTGAAACTGATAGTTCGTATCTTTCAAGGAAGCTCTCTGAAAGGATTGCTAAACTCTCTGGTGGTGTGGCCATAATCAAG GTAGGAGCACATACAGAGACGGAACTCGAAGATCGGAAACTCAGAATTGAGGATGCAAAGAATGCAACGTTTGCTGCCATGGATGAAGGTATAGTACCTGGTGGTGGGGCTACCTATATTCATCTGGAAGAACAGATACCCATCATAAAGCACTCCATGGAAGATCCGGACGAGCAGATTGGTGCTGACATTGTGGCAAAG GCACTTGCTGCACCAGCCAAAGCAATTGCAACTAATGCAGGAGTTGATGGAGCTGTTGTCATAGAGAAGATCCGGACTTGTGACTGGAGAACAGGGTATGATGCAATGACGGGTAGATACCAAGATCTTCTCAATGCTGGAGTGGTTGATCCCTGTCGGGTCTCAAGGTGTGCCCTTCAAAATGCAGTATCTGTTGCTGGCATTGTTCTAACAACCCAAGCTGTATTGGTGGAGAAAACAAAGCCGCCCAAGTCAGCAGTTCCTCGTCTCCCTGGAATAACTCCTTAA
- the LOC100254202 gene encoding uncharacterized protein LOC100254202 isoform X1, translating into MEKSGEQMVDVRSVVEAISTDNEDAPLYQVESLCMRCTQNGTTRFLFTEIPHFRKILLSAFECPHCGERNNEVQFAGELQPRGCSYSLHFSAGDQKMLNRQVVKSESATIKIPELDFEIPPEAQCGSLSTVEGILTKAVDDLQALQEERKKVDSQTAEAIDQFLLKLKPCATGDSSFTFNLDDPAGNSFIENPFAPSPDPSLTIKFYKRSPEQQASLGYLVDSSQLGESCDEESIKEVKNTSDQMKREPHGSIGAAAGHRAIAQVNSAEIAENLFRYSTPEEVMTFPSTCGACAARCETRMFVTNIPYFQEVIVMASSCDGCGYRNSELKPGGRIPVKGKKITVCVKNVNDLSRDVIKSDTAGVSVPELDLELASGTLGGVVTTVEGLITKICENLERVHGFTFGDSLDDSKRSKWQDFRMRLSKLLSLEEPWTLIIDDALANSFVAPTTDDIKDDHQLTCKFSSCQSEASLILKCTSFLMKRLIIFKPLRYLGVGKAVLRIRNYFILFVYFRFLHHCPNKGHS; encoded by the exons ATGGAAAAATCAGGAGAGCAAATGGTGGATGTGAGGTCGGTGGTCGAAGCCATTTCGACTGATAATGAAGATGCACCTTTGTACCAGGTTGAGAGCCTCTGCATGCGCTGCACCCAAAAC GGAACAACAAGGTTTTTGTTTACTGAAATTCCACACTTCAGAAAG ATATTGTTGTCAGCCTTTGAATGCCCACATTGTGGTGAGAG GAACAATGAAGTTCAGTTTGCTGGTGAATTACAACCCAGAGGGTGTTCTTACAGTCTGCATTTTTCAGCGGGTGATCAGAAG ATGCTCAACCGACAGGTAGTGAAATCAGAATCTGCCACTATCAAG ATTCctgaattggattttgagatcCCTCCAGAGGCTCAGTGTGGAAGTCTATCAACA GTGGAAGGAATATTGACAAAAGCCGTGGATGATTTACAGGCCCTTCAGGAAGAACGCAAG AAAGTGGATTCTCAGACTGCGGAAGCAATAGATCAGTTTTTGTTAAAATTGAAGCCTTGTGCAACAGGAGATTCATCTTTCACCTTCAACCTGGATGATCCTGCTGGCAACAGCTTCATTGAGAACCC GTTTGCTCCATCTCCGGATCCATCATTAACTATCAAGTTCTACAAGCGAAGCCCTGAGCAACAAGCATCATTGGGCTACCTTGTTGACTCATCACAGTTGGGAGAGTCTTGTGATGAGGAGTCAATAAAAGAAGTAAAGAATACATCTGATCAAATGAAAAGAGAACCACATGGATCAATTGGAGCCGCAGCCGGCCATCGAGCTATTGCTCAGGTTAATAGTGCAGAGATTGCTGAAAATTTGTTTCGATATTCTACACCAGAAGAG GTAATGACTTTCCCATCAACATGTGGAGCTTGTGCTGCAAGATGCGAGACCCGAATGTTTGTCACCA ACATTCCATATTTCCAAGAAGTAATTGTTATGGCTTCATCTTGTGATGGTTGTGGCTACCGAAATTCCGAG TTGAAGCCTGGTGGTCGAATTCCtgttaaaggaaagaaaattactGTTTGTGTGAAGAATGTTAATGATCTAAGCCGTGATGTAATAAAG TCAGATACTGCAGGTGTGAGTGTCCCAGAGCTTGACTTGGAGCTGGCTAGTGGCACTTTGGGTGGAGTTGTTACAACTGTTGAAGGCTTGATtacaaaaatttgtgaaa ACCTTGAGAGAGTACACGGATTTACTTTTGGGGACAGTCTCGATGATTCTAAAAGAAGCAAATGGCAAGATTTCAGAATGAGGCTAAGCAAG CTTCTGAGTCTGGAAGAGCCTTGGACTTTAATCATTGATGACGCACTAGCAAATTCTTTTGTTGCACCAACCACTGATGATATCAAAGATGACCATCAGTTAACGTGTAAGTTCTCTTCCTGCCAGTCTGAGGCaagtttgattttgaaatgtacttcatttttaatgaaaagacTGATAATTTTTAAACCATTGAGGTATCTAGGGGTGGGTAAAGCTGTGCTCCGAATaaggaattattttattttatttgtttatttcagGTTTTTGCACCACTGTCCAAACAAAGGCCATTCGTAG
- the LOC104879053 gene encoding transcription initiation factor TFIID subunit 8 yields MSKVVFLQTMNMESETLETLGPSEFSFAITKVAVAQICQSAGFRTAQSSALETITRITTLYLQTLAKSASSRAASSGRTQSNIYDVVHALEHLSSDQGFAGASNPNGCLLASSPLLDLIKFVYSRCEIPFAKPLPRRSNLSQNLPLPQNPSNSKQSPHIPTWLPGFPDPSTYIEPKTEIPSGLNWNAEVEERKHSGNEKEKKSRLGNMELPKKRERVTFRMGEAAEAKGPRLGFRVGMKNGVCRGGKRVSWQNHNLQNSKFKRPR; encoded by the coding sequence ATGTCTAAAGTTGTGTTTTTGCAGACAATGAACATGGAATCGGAGACCCTAGAAACCCTAGGGCCGTCCGAGTTCTCATTCGCTATCACGAAGGTAGCAGTGGCTCAGATCTGTCAATCTGCAGGCTTCAGAACCGCCCAATCCTCCGCCCTCGAAACAATTACTAGAATCACCACACTCTATCTCCAAACCCTCGCCAAATCCGCCTCCTCACGGGCCGCCTCCTCCGGTCGCACGCAATCCAATATCTACGACGTCGTCCACGCCCTCGAACACCTCTCCTCCGACCAAGGCTTCGCCGGCGCCTCCAACCCCAACGGCTGCCTCCTCGCATCGAGCCCTCTTCTTGACCTCATCAAATTCGTCTACTCCCGCTGCGAAATCCCATTCGCCAAGCCCCTCCCCCGCCGCTCCAACCTCTCCCAAAATCTACCGTTGCCGCAAAACCCATCGAATTCAAAACAGAGCCCCCACATTCCGACATGGCTGCCTGGTTTCCCCGATCCGAGCACGTACATAGAGCCCAAAACCGAGATTCCTAGTGGGTTAAACTGGAATGCAGAAGTGGAGGAGAGGAAACACAGCGGAAACGAGAAGGAGAAAAAATCGAGGTTGGGCAACATGGAATTGCCGAAAAAGCGGGAGAGGGTGACATTCAGAATGGGAGAAGCAGCAGAAGCTAAGGGTCCgaggttagggtttagggtcgGAATGAAGAATGGGGTTTGCAGAGGAGGGAAGAGAGTTTCTTGGCAAAATCACaatctccaaaattccaaattcaaAAGACCAAGATAA
- the LOC100259316 gene encoding putative vesicle-associated membrane protein 726, protein MGQKSLIYAFVARGTVILAEYTEFSGNFNSIAFQCLQKLPATSNKFTYNCDAHTFTYLLDNGYTYCVVADESVGRQVPMAFLERIRDDFVARYGGEKAATAPANSLNKDFSSKLKEHMQYCVDHPEEISKLAKVKDQVSEVKGVMMENIEKVLDRGEKIELLVDKTHNLHEQAQDFRSAGTKIRRKMWLQNMKIKLIVLGILVALILIIVLSVCHGFNCGK, encoded by the exons ATGGGTCAGAAGTCTCTCATCTACGCCTTCGTGGCTCGTGGGACTGTGATTCTGGCGGAGTACACTGAATTCAGCGGCAATTTCAATTCCATTGCCTTTCAGTGCCTTCAGAAACTCCCCGCCACCAGCAACAAGTTCACCTACAATTGCGACGCCCACACCTTCACTTACCTTCTCGATAATGGCTACA CTTATTGTGTGGTTGCAGATGAATCAGTAGGAAGACAGGTTCCCATGGCTTTCCTGGAACGCATCAGAGATGACTTTGTTGCACGATATGGGGGTGAGAAGGCTGCCACAGCTCCTGCAAACAGCCTTAACAAGGATTTTAG TTCAAAATTGAAGGAACACATGCAGTACTGTGTTGATCATCCCGAGGAGATAAGCAAGCTTGCGAAGGTGAAAGATCAGGTTTCAGAAGTTAAAGGTGTTATGATGGAGAATATTGAGAAG GTTCTAGACAGAGGGGAAAAGATAGAGCTTCTGGTGGATAAGACTCATAACCTTCATGAACAG GCACAAGATTTTCGGAGTGCTGGAACCAAAATCCGGCGGAAAATGTGGCTGCAGAACATGAAGATCAAACTCATTGTGTTGGGGATTCTGGTAGCCTTGATCCTCATCATAGTCCTCTCTGTCTGCCATGGCTTCAACTGCGGGAAGTGA
- the LOC100249093 gene encoding exocyst complex component EXO84C has product MESSEEEDDLDYPINDGITPQSKIDSIYQSNTEKGIRKLCCELLVLKDAVENLRGNMRTKYLAFLRISDEVVEMEHELIELQKHISAQGILVQDLMSGVCRELEEWNKANGDIHEAQQDPQIGELQDPFPNNIVDAKTIFLEKIDVLLAEHKVEEAIEALDAEERNSPDLKSSGDTSPTEASSYRSAFLKRKAMLEDQLVEITEQPLVGTLELKKALSGLIKLGKGPLAHQLLLKSYGSRLQKSIEAFLPACSSCPKTYSATLSKLVFSLISLTTKESGSIFGDDPAYTNRIVQWAEWEIESFVRLVKENAPPSESISALRAASICIQASLSHCSLLESQGLKLSKLLMVLLRPYIEEVLELNFRRARRVILDLDAIDESFPLSPCFASPLSAFATSSDTMLIDSGIRFMYNVNEIVEQLTPLTILHFGGSILTRISQLFAKYVGVLIKALPGPSEDDNLTELKEDIPFRAETDAQQLALLGIAFTVAELLPMAIWRTQNECKEPGSGPTENIVHTASAMESKEWRRHIQHSLDELRDHFCRQYVLNFIYSREGKTQLNAQIYLNGKGDDLSWDSGPLPSLPFQMLFVKLQQLATVAGDVLLGKEKIQKILLARLTETVVIWLSDEQEFWGVFEDESAPLRPIGLRQLILDMHFTVEIARFAGYSSRHVHQIAAAIIARAIRTFSARGIDPQSALPEDEWFVETAKGAIHKLMSDASDTDDEHIIDEHLIDEHMIMHDEMASDSDDSPSSLSSVESSESFASANMGDLESPTDLTDPEN; this is encoded by the exons atggagagCAGTGAAGAAGAAGACGATTTGGACTACCCAATCAATGATGGCATCACTCCCCAATCCAAGATTGACTCCATCTATCAGTCCAATACCGAAAAG GGAATCAGAAAGCTTTGTTGTGAGCTCTTAGTTTTGAAGGATGCGGTGGAAAACTTACGTGGGAATATGCGTACTAAGTACTTGGCTTTCCTGAG GATATCTGATGAAGTTGTTGAAATGGAGCATGAGTTAATTGAGCTGCAAAAGCATATTTCTGCACAAGGGATTCTTGTGCAGGATTTGATGAGTGGTGTGTGCCGTGAATTGGAAGAGTGGAACAAAGCTAATGGTGATATTCATGAAGCTCAACAAGATCCTCAAATTGGTGAACTTCAAGATCCTTTTCCAAATAACATAGTTGATGCCAAGACAATATTCTTGGAGAAAATTGATGTTCTCTTGGCTGAACATAAAGTGGAAGAAGCAATAGAGGCTTTAGATGCGGAAGAGAGAAATTCTCCAGACTTGAAAAGCTCGGGAGATACTTCACCTACTGAAGCATCTTCTTACAGGTCTGCTTTCTTGAAAAGAAAGGCAATGCTTGAGGATCAGCTAGTTGAGATCACTGAACAACCTTTAGTTGGTACCCTGGAACTGAAGAAGGCTCTATCTGGTTTGATAAAACTGGGAAAAGGTCCTTTGGCACATCAGCTACTTCTAAAATCATATGGTTCACGCCTCCAAAAGAGCATTGAGGCTTTTCTTCCTGCATGTTCTAGCTGCCCCAAAACATATTCAGCCACCTTATCTAAGCTTGTATTTTCTCTGATCTCATTGACAACAAAAGAATCAGGTTCAATATTTGGTGATGATCCCGCTTATACCAACAGAATTGTTCAGTGGGCAGAGTGGGAAATTGAATCTTTTGTACGACTAGTGAAGGAGAATGCACCCCCTTCAGAGTCCATTTCTGCTCTACGTGCAGCTAGCATTTGCATTCAGGCTAGTCTGAGCCACTGCTCACTGTTGGAATCACAAGGCCTGAAACTCTCAAAGTTGCTTATGGTGCTCTTGCGGCCATATATTGAAGAAGTTTTGGAGTTAAATTTTAGACGGGCTAGAAGAGTGATTCTTGACTTGGATGCAATTGATGAAAGCTTCCCATTGTCACCCTGCTTTGCATCTCCATTGTCTGCTTTTGCAACATCATCAGATACCATGCTCATTGACAGCGGAATCAGGTTTATGTACAATGTCAAT GAAATAGTGGAACAGCTAACCCCACTCACCATTTTGCACTTTGGAGGAAGCATATTAACTAGAATTTCACAGCTGTTTGCTAAATACGTGGGTGTTCTAATTAAAGCCTTACCTGGCCCCTCTGAAGATGATAATCTTACAGAGCTGAAAGAGGACATACCCTTCAGGGCTGAAACAGATGCACAACAGCTTGCACTTTTGGGAATAGCATTTACTGTGGCAGAGCTATTACCGATGGCTATATGGAGAACACAGAATGAATGCAAGGAACCAGGTAGTGGACCCACTGAAAACATTGTGCATACTGCAAGTGCCATGGAATCTAAGGAATGGAGGCGCCATATTCAGCATTCATTGGATGAGCTTAGAGATCACTTCTGTCGACAATATGTTTTGAATTTTATCTATTCAAGGGAAGGGAAAACACAATTGAATgcacaaatttatttaaatgggAAAGGAGATGACCTGAGTTGGGACTCTGGCCCACTGCCTTCACTGCCTTTCCAG ATGTTATTTGTGAAGCTGCAGCAGTTAGCAACTGTGGCTGGAGATGTATTACTTGGAAAGGAGAAAATACAGAAAATTTTGCTTGCCAGGCTAACAGAGACAGTGGTAATATGGTTGTCTGATGAACAGGAATTCTGGGGTGTATTTGAGGATGAGTCAGCTCCCCTTCGGCCAATCGGGTTGCGGCAG TTGATTCTTGATATGCACTTCACCGTTGAAATTGCACGTTTTGCTGGTTACTCATCACGACATGTGCACCAGATTGCAGCAGCCATAATTGCTCGTGCCATTAGGACCTTCTCTGCTAGAGGCATAGACCCACAAAG TGCACTCCCTGAGGATGAATGGTTTGTGGAAACTGCCAAAGGAGCAATACACAAGCTTATGTCAGACGCTTCAGACACTGATGATGAACACATCATTGATGAACACCTCATTGACGAACACATGATTATGCATGATGAGATGGCCTCTGATTCTGATGACAGTCCGTCTTCCCTTTCATCAGTAGAAAGTTCCGAGTCGTTTGCTTCTGCAAACATGGGTGACTTAGAAAGCCCCACTGACTTGACTGATCCTGAGAACTGA
- the LOC100262776 gene encoding peptidyl-prolyl cis-trans isomerase FKBP17-1, chloroplastic, producing the protein MTKMVIIRWCAPPPTLLLPHHPTARFSCPKPPSVVYAKSSSPASSSTTRRALSLSLIFSSFTCSYYSSSEAATSEFFELQGSGGVKALDLRTGSGEVPVDGDQVAVHYYGRLAAKQGWRFDSTYDHKDETGEPIPFVFTLGSGKVISGIEAAVRSMKVGSIRRVIIPPSQGYQNTSQEPIPPNFFDRQRLFTTIFNPTRLANGEGSTLGTLIFDIELVSLKHP; encoded by the exons ATGACGAAGATGGTGATAATTCGGTGGTGCGCACCACCGCCAACTCTCCTGCTCCCTCACCATCCCACCGCACGTTTCTCCTGTCCCAAACCTCCATCCGTCGTCTATGCAAAATCATCTTCTCCTGCTTCTTCTTCGACAACGAGAAGAGCTCTATCTCTTTCTCTAATCTTCTCATCATTCACTTGTTCTTATTATTCTTCTTCAGAAGCTGCCACTTCTGAGTTCTTCGAGCTCCAAGGTTCGGGTGGTGTCAAGGCATTGGACCTCCGAACTGGTTCCGGTGAGGTTCCCGTGGATGGCGACCAG GTTGCAGTTCATTACTATGGAAGATTGGCAGCTAAACAAGGATGGCGTTTTGATTCAACATATGATCACAAAGATGAAACGGGTGAACCGATTCCTTTTGTCTTCACCCTTGGGTCTGGGAAA GTTATTTCAGGGATTGAAGCTGCTGTGAGATCTATGAAAGTAGGGAGCATTCGTCGAGTCATCATCCCACCATCCCAAGGATATCAGAACACATCCCAAGAGCCCATACCACCCAAT TTTTTCGACAGGCAGAGATTATTTACCACCATTTTTAATCCAACCCGTCTTGCAAATGGAGAAGGCTCGACGTTGGGGACTCTCATATTTGATATTGAATTGGTCAGCCTGAAGCACCCATGA
- the LOC100254202 gene encoding uncharacterized protein LOC100254202 isoform X2 encodes MEKSGEQMVDVRSVVEAISTDNEDAPLYQVESLCMRCTQNGTTRFLFTEIPHFRKILLSAFECPHCGERNNEVQFAGELQPRGCSYSLHFSAGDQKMLNRQVVKSESATIKIPELDFEIPPEAQCGSLSTVEGILTKAVDDLQALQEERKKVDSQTAEAIDQFLLKLKPCATGDSSFTFNLDDPAGNSFIENPFAPSPDPSLTIKFYKRSPEQQASLGYLVDSSQLGESCDEESIKEVKNTSDQMKREPHGSIGAAAGHRAIAQVNSAEIAENLFRYSTPEEVMTFPSTCGACAARCETRMFVTNIPYFQEVIVMASSCDGCGYRNSELKPGGRIPVKGKKITVCVKNVNDLSRDVIKSDTAGVSVPELDLELASGTLGGVVTTVEGLITKICENLERVHGFTFGDSLDDSKRSKWQDFRMRLSKLLSLEEPWTLIIDDALANSFVAPTTDDIKDDHQLTFEEYERSWEQNEELGLNDMDTSSADAAYN; translated from the exons ATGGAAAAATCAGGAGAGCAAATGGTGGATGTGAGGTCGGTGGTCGAAGCCATTTCGACTGATAATGAAGATGCACCTTTGTACCAGGTTGAGAGCCTCTGCATGCGCTGCACCCAAAAC GGAACAACAAGGTTTTTGTTTACTGAAATTCCACACTTCAGAAAG ATATTGTTGTCAGCCTTTGAATGCCCACATTGTGGTGAGAG GAACAATGAAGTTCAGTTTGCTGGTGAATTACAACCCAGAGGGTGTTCTTACAGTCTGCATTTTTCAGCGGGTGATCAGAAG ATGCTCAACCGACAGGTAGTGAAATCAGAATCTGCCACTATCAAG ATTCctgaattggattttgagatcCCTCCAGAGGCTCAGTGTGGAAGTCTATCAACA GTGGAAGGAATATTGACAAAAGCCGTGGATGATTTACAGGCCCTTCAGGAAGAACGCAAG AAAGTGGATTCTCAGACTGCGGAAGCAATAGATCAGTTTTTGTTAAAATTGAAGCCTTGTGCAACAGGAGATTCATCTTTCACCTTCAACCTGGATGATCCTGCTGGCAACAGCTTCATTGAGAACCC GTTTGCTCCATCTCCGGATCCATCATTAACTATCAAGTTCTACAAGCGAAGCCCTGAGCAACAAGCATCATTGGGCTACCTTGTTGACTCATCACAGTTGGGAGAGTCTTGTGATGAGGAGTCAATAAAAGAAGTAAAGAATACATCTGATCAAATGAAAAGAGAACCACATGGATCAATTGGAGCCGCAGCCGGCCATCGAGCTATTGCTCAGGTTAATAGTGCAGAGATTGCTGAAAATTTGTTTCGATATTCTACACCAGAAGAG GTAATGACTTTCCCATCAACATGTGGAGCTTGTGCTGCAAGATGCGAGACCCGAATGTTTGTCACCA ACATTCCATATTTCCAAGAAGTAATTGTTATGGCTTCATCTTGTGATGGTTGTGGCTACCGAAATTCCGAG TTGAAGCCTGGTGGTCGAATTCCtgttaaaggaaagaaaattactGTTTGTGTGAAGAATGTTAATGATCTAAGCCGTGATGTAATAAAG TCAGATACTGCAGGTGTGAGTGTCCCAGAGCTTGACTTGGAGCTGGCTAGTGGCACTTTGGGTGGAGTTGTTACAACTGTTGAAGGCTTGATtacaaaaatttgtgaaa ACCTTGAGAGAGTACACGGATTTACTTTTGGGGACAGTCTCGATGATTCTAAAAGAAGCAAATGGCAAGATTTCAGAATGAGGCTAAGCAAG CTTCTGAGTCTGGAAGAGCCTTGGACTTTAATCATTGATGACGCACTAGCAAATTCTTTTGTTGCACCAACCACTGATGATATCAAAGATGACCATCAGTTAACGT TTGAGGAATACGAGAGGTCATGGGAGCAGAATGAGGAGCTGGGTCTTAATGATATGGACACTTCTTCAGCAGATGCCGCATACAACTGA
- the LOC100252517 gene encoding uncharacterized protein LOC100252517 has protein sequence MDAIEERVAEKESGGCIDLCLGEAVVDLTGHIHQLPCCIKYNGPCSVSHYFKPKHTGIEVEGLKVEEAFFRGRKLQGTTIHLPEGYSDKSVEETNLRTEALLIVPGILSFVLGKKSSNTTKSTGTSEGNMNRWETNAKFQAITFWNHDNLPSQDDSYVRSFHWLAVSKALHKPAMAEDLRVASLALEQELCTSEK, from the exons ATGGATGCAATCGAAGAGAGAGTTGCGGAGAAGGAAAGCGGTGGATGCATCGATCTGTGCCTTGGCGAAGCAGTAGTGGATCTGACTGGCCACATTCATCAGCTCCCATGCTGCATCAAGTACAACGGACCTTGTTCTGTTTCTCACTATTTCAAACCTAAACATACCG GGATAGAGGTTGAGGGTTTGAAGGTGGAGGAGGCCTTCTTTAGGGGAAGAAAGTTGCAGGGAACCACTATTCACCTTCCGGAGGGCTATTCTG ACAAGAGCGTAGAAGAAACCAATCTCAGAACGGAAGCCCTTTTGATTGTACCGGGAATATTGA GCTTTGTCCTAGGAAAAAAGAGTTCCAACACGACAAAATCTACTGGCACATCTGAAGGAAACATGAACAGATGGGAAACAAATGCAAAATTTCAGGCGATAACATTTTGGAATCATGACAATCTTCCTTCACAAGATGATTCTTATGTGCGGTCATTTCACTGGTTGGCTGTTTCCAAAGCA CTGCATAAGCCAGCGATGGCTGAAGATTTGAGGGTTGCATCTCTTGCCCTGGAGCAAGAGTTGTGTACATCAGAAAAGTGA